From the genome of Primulina huaijiensis isolate GDHJ02 chromosome 11, ASM1229523v2, whole genome shotgun sequence:
tgtgagacatatctcttatttgagtcatccattaaaaagtattgctttttatgctaagagtattactttttattgtgaatatcgataagattgacttatctcacagataaatattcacgagatcgtctcacaagagacttactctcaATATATTTACATGTTCCTTTGACAATATTGGTCTAATGTCTTGTCCATGTCCTTTTCATCTAGGTTCACAGTGGTTGACCTTTTTATTAACCACATCTCGTGCTACTAAATCgtgtaattatttttcaatttgacCTATGCCTTGTGTCCAAGATGACTATAAATGTCTTCGATCGAGATAAAATAATTACATTTTGTCATTAACTATAGCTAGtaagtttataaaatattatactttaaaaattaataaaatgtaataaattatataGGCAATTACACAATACCATGTAAAAAAATAGAGATCAATCGCAACATCATTGCTTTTAGTATCATGGAACGAATTCTCCACACTAATTATCTTAATCACTAGAgcacttgaaaaatattttttggagtGTTTTATACTAATATTCAACCTGTCAACATTTTGTGGATATTTtgacaatatttcaaaatatttagtaatgTCTTTGAACTTGTTTTTGGAATATTAATCTAATAATAGTTTAATGTTGAAAAGTACCACATAGTTGAATTTTCCATCGATTGGTTAAAAAAATAAGTTGACATATTTCCCCTCCTTTTGAGCAGAAGATGAGTTAGTTACAATTAAGCTTCGAAACTGAACGAGATTTCATCTTGCTATAATCCATAGACGTGTGTGTATTTTTTTAGAACAACTTGAGGTAGGAGGggatgagatttttattttgttgttttcgTTTTTACATAATTTTCGCGTACAAAAAATCACTATAGTTTAAAACCTAGTAAATATGCTCATGATATCActaatttaaaacttaattAATAGATTTATATGCTCATGATATCACTATTTATATGGTCCAATGATCAAAATATTGCTATACTAAACAACATATTTTCTACTATCTATGATTAATGTTAAATACATTGTAGAATATGGGTCTCACGACAGTCATTGTTTTAAGAATCGGAATGGATCGGTTGGTTTGACCGAGAATATGTCACGAGTCTGGTCCTGACCATACCCAAAAACCGACTGTTTGGATGAAACGGTCCTATAACTTGAACCGATATTTGAAGGTAAATGTTAGAATCAAACGGTTACCACTAAGTCAAAATTTATAGTTGTTAACCAAAACACAACTTTACTTATACTTGTAGCAACCCAGAGTGCACTTACTTCGGTGTCAATAGGTCGGACTGTTAGGTCTATGAGCTTGGATAGTGCATGTCTATCTACTGATATTGTCTTATATCCTTTAGAGATTAGTTTTATCATTTTTCTACTGTTAGTCTTGTCCCCAACATAAACAACATTACCCGTTAAGGTCTAACGTTGCTATTTTAAGGTTTActtagccaaccagatcaaacGGCGAAATGTTAGTAGCTTGATACACAAGAACTTTTTTAGGAGTTCATCCATTTCAGTATTACTTTCACTCATTCGCACTTAACTCAATATAAAATTATTCGTCGGAATGATTATGAAATTTTGTTCAAGAATTTGTCTttcatgatataaaatattaggATTTGGATATTCTACTGTGTTGAAACACAACACTCAATGTTGTGCAttttttacacgagatgatcacATGATCATCTTGTGGACATCACACTATAagagataaatttaaaaatttgtcaGATTAAACAAGATGACCATGTGATCATTTCGTGTAAAAAATCCACAGCATCAAGTGCTGTATTTTTAACACAGTAGATTATCTAAATCCAAAATATTACGTGTTAATTTAggagatattattattattattattttcttattgTGAATTGTAGATATTTGTGGTGGCGgggggtttttttttataaataatttaattttaaaaaaaaaatttcaaaaataatgttaaaaaaaacattttcaaaactactgcGAAGCGCGGATGCTGGTCCAcgtaagcgacggaatattTTAGCGAAGGAATATAatacaaaccgtcgctataattgAATCAGCGACTGTTTATAGCCGTCGCTGATTCGAAATACCTACTACACATAATTGTATCAACAACGTGCACATGTACGTCGctgataatcttgaactttcaacgacttgcaactttgcagcgtgcaacaTACGCTCACGCTGCGAATAGCCATTTTTGTTGCAGTGAAaacagagaaaaaaacaaacaagaaattcatcaagacttggatatctcaattgaatgttgttcattTTTCTCAACATCATTCTGCGGTCGAATGTCATGTACAAGATGCTgcggaccaacattaagcaaatttgtaaaactgtgtatgttcgaccaagacggagtcttaaaatcctgctgaccaaacaaaccaaagtcagCCATCCCTGAAtcacggtttttttttttaaataatttaattttaaattttttttcaataataatgtaaaaaaaaacattttcaaaactactgtaatccgcgcttacggagcgcggacgtggagcagcgtccgcgcttcgtaagcacggatgcTGTCCACGTAATTGAcggaatattttagcgacggaatatatataaaaaccgtcgctaattagcgacagttttttaaACCGTCGGTAAAATTGGATTAGCGACAGATTatagaccgtcgctaattttagcgacagttaaaaACCGTCGTTGTAAggaatcaaaaccgtcgctaatcagcgacggtttctaAACCGTCTCTTAATGTGTACATTAATttttgcaactttgcagcgtgcaatttAAGCCGTAAAAAGCCATTTTTATGTAgtgaagatagagaaaaaaagagagaaaaggttcatcaaaaaataagttttttcaggaACCTCTACTATTCAACCTAGTTTTTTCAGTGACTCAAGGATGGCTGACTTTGGTTAATTTGGTCAGCAGGATTTTAAGACTCCgtcttggtcgaacatacacagtttaatttacaaatttgcttaatgttgaTCCGCAGCATCTTATACATGGCATTCGACCACATAATGATGTTGAAGAAaatgaacaacattcaattgagatatcccagtcttgatgaatttcttgtttgtttttttttctgtcttcactacaacaaaaatggctttttgTAGCATATATTGCAcactgcaaagttgcaagccgttgaaagttcaaaattatacgcagcgtacatgtgcacgctgttgatacaatTATGCGTGGCGTGTGAAGAAGTATGTATTttggcatttagcgacggtttttgaaccgTCGCTGATTTCTTACAGCGACGGTTTGTAATCTGTCGCTAATTCAATTTTACCGACGGTTTATATATATTCTGTCGCTAAAATATTCCGTCGATTACGTGGACTAGCGTCCGTACTTACTAAGAGCGGACACTGCTCCACgtgagcagcgtccgcgcttcgTAAGCGCGGATTACAGTAGTtttgaatatgttttttttttacattatttttgaaaaaaaattttaaaattaaattatttttaaaaaaaacccctgaatcactaaaaaaattagattgaATAGTAGAGATtcctgaaaaaacttattttttgatgaaattattGTCTGTTTTTTCCTCTATCTTCACTAAAACAAAAATAGCTTTTCGCAGCGCGTAAATTCTCTTTCCGCATcgtatattgcacgctgcaaagttacAAGTCGTTGAAatttcaagattatccgcggcgtacatgtgcacgttGTTGATACAATTATGCGTGGCGTGTGAAAAGTAGGTATTTTggcaattagcgacggttgtttaaccgtcgctgattccattacagcgacggtttaaaaccatcgctaaaattagcgacggttttgtaaaccgtcgctgattcatTTTAGCTACGGTttaaaaaatcgtcgctaattagcgacggctttTATATATATTGCGTCACTAAAATATTCCGTCGCTTACATGGACCAGCGTCCGTACTACGCTCCGtaagcgcggattgcagtagttttgaaaatgttttgttttttacattatttttgaaattttttttaaaattaaattatttttaaaaaaaacccggTGGCGGGAGATACATCATACATGCACCTAATATTTATAGTGCCATCTAGCATTTCATTTCGTatcaaatcaatcaatcaataatttaaattaagacAATTATATTAACACTGTTTTATGCTTCTTTTTCTGTTGAAGCACATTAGGGGTCCTAAAATGCTAAATCCACTACCACTAATGGCAtgcaaatttaattaatacattaaaatttttaattattttttttggtaaataatATTGGTCATGAAAGGATGTTGCTTGAATGGGCTAATTTTGATTGCTATGTGAAAGacgtaatttataaattacaatTTCTTTAATTTGGCTGTTGTTTGAGTTGGATTGTAATTCttgttaataatttttttattgaccgatattgattttaaataattaattccttaGCTTGATCACTTATAAATACATAGGTTATTGGGTTATGATTTCTTGGACAGTTCTCGTGCGTCAAACTAATGAGATTGTGTCGCTTGATCTAATTGGTTATATGAGTCGCAAGAGAGTGACTTAGATCTTAAATGATAATAATGTCTCTGTTGGAGACAAAGTCGACATTAGAGAAATGGTAAGACCGATCTCTAAAGACATATGAGACAACACCAATAGATAAACATGCATCTTCCCAGGCTCATGTGCCTAACAGCTCGATCCATAAGCATCcaactaatatcatattattccaaattatacaaaatttacatataaatttttttaaaaaaaaattggaccacCCCGACTTACACAAGCATGTGGCTCCTCCCTTGCAACCAAGTGAAGCACAAGTTCAAAGATCAAACATGCATGTCTGCCAGCTTGCAGCCAAAATTTTCAGATGACAAAACAGTATCAGACTAAAAGGGCTGTAATGCAATCAAAGCATAAATATTATTCACTATTTACTGTCTTCTTTTGTGCTAGTAGTATATTGACTAATATCCGAACTAACTAATTGACCGAAGCACTTTATATGTCGctattcttttttttatatggTGTAGGAACGAGTGTTTGACatcttattaaattttataactgATGATAATTATACAATTCTAAGCCGCACAGCAATACAAACGTCTCCATATATATGAGAGAGCTCGAGATAACTTTTCTTTGAGCTTATCTCACTTTGGGATATTATTGGTGCCCCGCACGGCAAGTTATATATCGAAGAATTGGGTGCAGAGTatttacatttctatttaaataaaCTTTCAATATCAACATATTTTCCTATCGTGACGTTTCACAAGTATTATAAATAACATATATGAGTTATTGTACATTTAATATCTTTGAAAATTAAGCAATCCAGTTTTCCACATGATTTCTAtttgtaaatttaatatttttttattttttaatgcatgtgatgaGTTTGACATAAGTGAGCTTGTGTTATATAAATTGTTCGTCGATTGTCGAATCTCAATCTATTTAAAGTTGTGATTTTCATGGTGATTTTCCAAGTTTGTAAGTGCGACTCCGTAATGAGTTCTTATAGCAATTATTTcgtatttattattgttttatgaACATGATTAAAGTTGTTGTAAAAGTATAGTGTGACACGTTATAAaccatttttaatttatattttcggTCATTATCGTATAAGAGTGTCACGGTTCAAAACTCCGATccaatattaatatatgatttctttgtaTAAAACATCATGCCAACTTGAAAGCTTTTTTTAGAAGAATAATTCTAGCTTGATATATCCTAGCccttcttcattttttttaaaaaacttaacttaaattttcagaaaaaaggGGAATAGCATCCTCAAAAGTTACATTGTTGCCCAAAATTAAACTCCTACGTGCCAATTCGTGAGCAACTTGATTGGTAATCCTTGAGCTATATGGTCGAGAGATGATGCATGTCGGATATCTTGAACAAAGTGATCTAATATGCATCGTCAGAATAGGTGCCCAACAAGGTAAAATGTAATTTgagttttattgactcttatgtcAAACAATCTtcgttttaataatatttactattttatccaattattgcatttactttatttgtataaTCATGCAATTATGAACCCTCTTTAGTGTGTTTGGCAGTATGGAATTGGATGGAATTTTTTAggatttagaatttaaaatattattttagtgtTTGACAAATGAGATTTGAAAATGTGATTTATATTTGATGGGATTTCACAGGATTTCATTTAACTAATATTAATCCATACAAAATCGGTATGATTTCATGGGATTTTATGAAattgagttttaaaaaaaatagtataagaaatattattttaaattgtgaaattaaattcccaattatatgttaaatactttccaaaaactaaaatgaaatttcaatttcatGGATTTAAAATCCAATTCCAATTCCGCttctaaattcatttttttatatatccaAACACACTGTAAAATTGGGataatttcaaaaacaaaattgaaatgaaattaTGTATAGTTTCTATAGAcggaaataaatataaattagaaATGGAATTTCAGACCACACtatttcctttttttaaaaaaaaaaaatccatttataaaaataaaaattttgaggcTTAAAAACTAATTCATCTCTAAATTATTTGTACTTGGCCCAAATTTAGGATGTCAAGGGGACAAGTTTAGACCGGGTTTGGCCAAATTCGAGACTCGCTACATCTCACATTAAACCTGACCCACCCTATAAACTCGATGAGGCCGATCTGAATTAGATCTATTGAACCCGTCaaaataatatcttttttttaaaaaaaattgatacaaaatattttttaaaaaaattaaataattattaaaattattttctaactttatattagtaatattttaaaaattattatcataAGTAAAACTCGATAAATTTTTATtcgattaataattaataatagaagaaaatgtgtaattatatattttcatattaaatatattataataaaaatatttcaatttcaaaatattataaaacaatattatgattaaaatatttattatttcatatgAGAAAAAAGATAGTTATATTATtaacaatttatttatatatacttatataatataattgttggGTGAGTCTAGCTAAACTTGAGACTTACTCGGATCTACTTGGAGACCCATTTAACTAGATCTAAACAGGTCGCGGCGGTACAAGTTTAATTCTGGACCGAGTTTAGACTCGGTTCATTGTTATCTCTACCCAAATTCGTGTCACCAAAACATTTTTTCTACATGTCTCTCAATTCGCGTCTCTCGCCTAAATCTCCAAATCAATTTTCTCTCGGCAAAGTTGCGAAATTGGCTTCACAGATTTTCGTAAAAGAGTTAATTGGAAGAGGTAGGTTCGGGAGGGAACGATTTCTACGAAGAGAATGAAGGTGACATCGAGACCTTATAGGGATTTTTCAAGTAAACCGAGATTATAAAATCCAacagattttttttatcatttttttaggGTTGGGTTATCTAATTATATAAGTCTTTCAGATATTCGATTCgttcaatatattatatttaggtGTGCGTTTCTCAATTTTACTATGAAATTTCTATgttttaatatgataaaaaaaattattgaaattgtaTTTAATAATAAGGAGGATAGATCTCTTTATCTCATGTTTGATACCTTTTTAGAAAGCTCATGATAATATCACGGGctcgtgataaataattttatacaaggataaaataCCCCTTCTATtaggtgtgataattttaatttaatgataaaatacacaacaaatgacttaattgtccTCAATTTATAAAAATCCTAAACCCTATCGTTTGATATGGAAACCCAATTTGGAACACGTtggatttttaatttgttaattgtagtaattttggttttttagaAACAACcaatattagtttattgtttttcaaattttttgagcacttttttgttttataaGTGTCACATGTAGttctaaatttaataaattacataattatttttttaaatttttctctcttttttgccataaatttataaaaataaaatgatattgatattgtcaaataaattttttaaaattatatttaaattgtaaCACCGATtctgaaattataaaatttatcatgaaCAGATAATTATGAACTCAAgaaacaactttgaaattataattttattatgataatgttaattttgtcattacaatctaatatataaatttaatcactcttattaaaatcataccaaatattaaatatagtatcttacatcttatttataattaacttatctttatattatatatcatatatttatcttatcatGTGTATCAAATATGCTTAGATGGATATAAAGTATACTAAGTACGAAAAGAAAATATAGTATTTATATTTACGAGGTAGGTAGCAAATTTCTAAATGTATTTTCAGAAATCTTGCTGCACATGTTTCAGGTACAAAATGAAGGATtcgttttttattttagtttataaaattttaaagttgattaattttaatttatttaataaaaaattaggtAATTATTACTAGAGGTGTTGATCGGTCGGTTCGATTTTATACCGaaatggttcggttatttcgtttttgatacaattatataatcaataagataaatatattgtaaaatataatatgttatctttttacatgattttttagtaaaacatttaaatataaaatctaaatgaatttcataaacaataatcaactaaatattaatcaaaataattcatcattaactgattttatctcaaaaaatatataataaaaataaaattattagtttaatgaaatttcggttttttcggtcggtttgattttaatatatataatctgaAACCGAACAAAgtaaatttcggttttaacatttatattcaaattataaaattcgattttcggttcgattcagtgttcggttttttcgatttgaattttcgatttttttggttttatccgaagtttgaacatcTCTAACAATTACTGACATGACGTTATTTGttttaggaaaaataaaaaaaggggAGAAAATTGTTCGAGAGGAACAAAGAAGCTGCAAAAATTGGGAAGAAGCTTTTTGTCATCTCCGTTTATTATTTCCGTCAAGCAATCTTCCATAATCCAAAGCCTGCAAGGTATGAAACGATGATTGGTGTTTTTGAATTCACTTTGATCTTGTCCTGATTTTCTTCAAGGGATTCTTGCTGGTGCTGGATTACTTGAGCTCGTAGCTGAATTGAGAAAATATGACAGTATATAGGATTTAATTGAATTAAGTGTAATAGACAATCCTGTCGTATGTACAAATTGAATTTGATAATTTGGAGCTGCCGTAAATGATCGTTTAGTGCTGTTACGCTGGCCGATTCTAATTTTTGGCTGAAAGGGCAACCTAAAATATGCAAATCGGATTTGGTAGTGTTGCTACGTCATTCCGAACATGATTGCAAGATGAATTGAGATATAGCTGCTGAAAATTGTCCAGGTTAAAGCTGTTTTTGGGAGGATAATTGAATTTAACTGTCATGgttgtttgaattgtgatgTAAAAGTGGTAGATGAATAGGTAAAATTTCACCCTTAGAAAGTTTTCAGATTTGAGGACTGTTTTGGGGTTGGTTTAGGATGATTGATACACTGTTAATGCTTTCAAAATTTCCGCTATAACTTGTCCTTTGTTGGTTATTACCTTCGGGCCTGATTTTAGAATCACTTTCTCTTATCATGACTGTGCTTCCACTCCTATAACACGACTTAGGAAATAGTTATTGATTTGGCGCAGCATATTAAGATTTGGTTGTCTCAGTATTTATTTGTTTTGAGGATAGGGAATTATTTTTGGCGATAGCGGTCTGTCTGATTGATCTTAGGATATGTAATTTGATGGTTTGGCCAAAATGCAACTAATATATACCCATTTGACTTTTGATTGCATGGGCTAGACAGTTGAGGCAGAATGACAATATTTCAATCATCCTAAATCACATCTGTGTCAAGTTTATGGTGAACTGATCCCCGGGACTCTACGTGAAACAAGTACCCAACGATAATCGCTTTTCCTCCTCCGTGAAAGGGAGCCATTTGTTCAAGTAGTGACACAGATGTGGTAGACAGTTGAGGCAACAGATTTGCTACTAGCATAGAAATAGTGGTAGACAGTACAACATTTATTTCTGGTGCAATGTTACCATGTTTATCTGAATTTGCACCAGAAACATATGACATAGTCCTAATTGTGATATATTTGTACCTTGTTTTGGCATTGCATCACCATAAATTTTAACACCATGTACAAATTAAGGCATGGATTAGTCCTAAAATCTGAATGCATGTGTAGACTTGTCGATCTCGATCATAcgcagttaccttttatttataCTTTCATCTGATCCATCATTTGTGCAACATTAGTTATTTaagatatataaaataattagatAAATATTCCggttataaaaatttcaaatattattcatTTTATAGAGTTTCCATAGTGAGGCTTCAACTCAAAATATGGACACTGTTTGAACTTTGACCTGATAAAACTATTAATTGGTTATTTTTAGGCAGATGGAGTgtgataaaaatgaaaatataaatatcgGACTTGTTGATCTTACCTTGAGGATGTCGGTGGACTTGAGAAATGGAAAAGGATAATTTTGAGGTCTAtaggtttttattttgttaattttataatcattttagaaaattttgagttaaGGTGTTCACAATGGGGAAGACATTTAACCAtgttctgaattctgattagtCTGAAAATTTTGATGGATTTTGAAGATTTGAATTATTTGTTCTTATATAGTCTTAATGGTATGCACGTGTTGCAGAATTATCATGGTGAATGCCATCAAAGGATTGTACATTTCAtggtaaatattataattatcatCTAAAAAGCAAAACAttgttctttttttcttttcctatttgttttaattttcatCTTCAAACTTGATCTGTCGTTGTGCAGTGACATTCCAATGGCACAATTCATCATCAACATGAATGCTTCTCTGCCTCAATCCCAGAAGTTTATAATACATATTTTGGATAACACACATCTTTTTGTGCGTTCGGATATGGCCGGTATGATACGAAGTGCAATAGCAACATTCAGAGAGCAGAATACATATGAGAAACCAGCTTGATTTACATGGAATTTGGTAATGCTTATGAAGCTAATTTGGAGTCACATTGTTGTACACCGTAAGTGAGCGAAGTTTAGGCTACATCAAGAAACACGACCGGTGTAGTTTTGATTGTTGGATCATCTAATATTCATATCATGTTGGCGGATAGtaataattcaataattaagctaCATCCCCTGTATTTTTCTCGGCAAGTGTTATCTATATGACAGCAGTTAAACGAAACCATGTATTGAAGTAACTTATGTGGAAGTCGCTCTTGTGTTCTTATTCTCTCCCATTTCTTTTATAAGTTTGTCCTCCAACATGGAATAGAATATGAAACATGTGCAGCAAAGGAGATGtcgaatttatttatttatttctttacattCATCGTAATGAAGATATGCGAGATTTTCCAAGGGGAAAAAAAGAGTCCACCAGAAATGTAATATCATGTggtaagaatatttttttatatttcccATTATATTTTCATAGTTGTAAGTAAATAGATGATTCTACCTACAAATTAAGTTGAGAAATATGCATGCATTTGTGAGTATGTGAATACATCTGCCTGTGATATATACAGATTTTGATCCATCCAATATTATACGACACACAATGAGTATTTAGACTTGAATCAACGATATAATATCGTCTCAGTTAGTCAGTTTCATTTAATGATATTTTACTAAATTCTCTTAGTTATGTTTGTATTTTTAGAGcattattaatttatgttaCAAACCATAGATTTATACGAGGATTTTTcgaaaaattattatcttattaatttatcgaaattattaatttagcaAACTGACTTACGTCGAGAccgatgaaaaatattattttagttagaTTATTAATTTATGGAGTATTGATTTGTAAAGATTTTATTGTAGATATGAAAACATTGTTCCTTAATTCTCATTGTTGGGTAGATACATATTTACATTGATGAAATCATTGTTTGATATAATAATTGATATGAGCAAAGCATACGATCGGATGGAATGGAAGTTCATGGCCGCCATAATGGACAAGATGTATTTTAGCAACTCATGCATTCGGAAAGTGATGAATTGTGTATTTTGAGTGTTAGAAATTCCTTTACACTCAATCGGGAAGTTGTGGGCAACCTTAAACCGAGCCGGGTGAATCCGCCAAGTAGACCTTTTGTTGCCATTTCTGCTTGCAATTTGTGCCCAAGGCCTCTCAGTCTCACTATCCGTGTATGCAACTAGGGGCCTTAAAGGGAATTCGTATTGCTTCAAGATGGCCAGTGCTAACCCATCTCTTCTTTGCAGACGATAGCCTCATCTTTTTCAGGGCCACCATGGATGATGGCACTGAAGGATGCATATGAGCTAGCATTGGTGCAGgttattaattatgaaaaatcagCACTATCTTTTACTCCCAATACGGAGTCACACTTGATAGACTGGATTAAAACTCTCCTAACTATTCCTGTGGTCCAAGGGCATGATACGTATCTCGGGTTGTCAACGTTCTCCCTTCGCAACAAGAAAATTCAATTCCATTATTAGTGGAGAGGGTTTCACGCATATTAATGGCTGAGGGAGTAAATTTTTTTCAGCAGGTGGTAAGGAAATCCTGATCAAATCAGTGCTACAGGCAATCCCGACTTATGCAATGCCGTGCTTCCACGTTCCAAAGGTAACATATGCATATCTATTGAAAGGGAGTGTGCTAACTACCAGAGGGCAGCCAAGTAAGCTCATTGATCATAAACTACCAATAGAATGAGCCGTTAATCCGGAAAGTGTGTGTGTCGTACATTGTACAAGATATTATCAACATCCCTCTCCCAGGCTCTGGTATGGGGAATAGCAGATTCTGGACATTTGAATTTGAGCCTAACGGAAGGTACTCTCTCTGTGCGGGATGGATATAGAACAGGGATCGGATTATATGACCCCCCTGCATAACAATCGAATCACCACTTAGTTCAGAAATGGTGGAAGCTTATTTGTTCTTCAGATATCCGACCATAAATCAGAGTATTCTGGTGGAGAGTAATATTACAACATTATCCCACAGCTGTCAATCTTGAAAGGCACCATGTCCCTGTAGCTAGATGGTGCGATCTTTGTCATAATTCCGAAGAGTCAACTTACCATGCTCTAATTCACTGTCCAGCCGTGAAGAGATTCTGGAAAACTAATGGGACTAGGCGAACTTTGAAGACATTTAACCAAATGGCAGCGCAAGATCTCTGTTTTTGGTTGATGGATCACACGAGTCGAACAGAACTAGAGGAATTCTGTTGTCGGGCTTGGTTGATCTGGAGTAAAAGATGTAGGGCAGTACACAACAATGAGAACATAG
Proteins encoded in this window:
- the LOC140988453 gene encoding uncharacterized protein; protein product: MGNSRFWTFEFEPNGRHHVPVARWCDLCHNSEESTYHALIHCPAVKRFWKTNGTRRTLKTFNQMAAQDLCFWLMDHTSRTELEEFCCRAWLIWSKRCRAVHNNENIDLRGRVVNGTCMLEEYRDAKREKLTTRPLAAVISPTKWQAPQEGQLGLDVDACLPENSYLCGLGGVIRIHEGHMMAALGRSIPKPVSLVLG
- the LOC140989021 gene encoding general transcription and DNA repair factor IIH subunit TFB5, giving the protein MVNAIKGLYISCDIPMAQFIINMNASLPQSQKFIIHILDNTHLFVRSDMAGMIRSAIATFREQNTYEKPA